A portion of the Anoxybacillus gonensis genome contains these proteins:
- a CDS encoding carbohydrate ABC transporter permease has protein sequence MKKIGMFLFYMMLFLVGGLQILPLVWLLFFSLKNNQEVFNTPLFSLPSPPRWENYVKVWVEGDIGLYFFNSLWITTVSVIFTVLLASFVTFAITRMNWKLKHVVLGLFMVGLMIPIHSTLIPLFNFFMKVKLIDHPMSIVLTNIGFNLPITIMILLGFYNALPRELEESAVMDGCSVHRMFFQVILPMTSPVIVTTTIINMIYNWNEFVFVNTFISSDEYKTLTVGIQNFIGQYTTDWGAIGATLMISVLPILIIFFFLSNKIMEGITAGAIKG, from the coding sequence ATGAAAAAAATAGGCATGTTTCTTTTTTATATGATGCTATTTTTAGTAGGTGGATTACAAATACTTCCTCTTGTCTGGTTATTATTTTTCTCTCTGAAAAACAACCAAGAAGTATTTAATACGCCTCTTTTTTCTTTACCTTCCCCTCCACGTTGGGAAAACTATGTGAAGGTATGGGTTGAAGGGGATATTGGTCTTTATTTTTTCAACAGTTTGTGGATTACTACTGTATCAGTCATTTTTACCGTTTTATTAGCTAGTTTTGTAACGTTTGCGATTACACGGATGAATTGGAAACTTAAACATGTCGTACTTGGATTGTTCATGGTCGGATTAATGATTCCGATACACTCGACACTTATCCCTTTGTTTAACTTTTTTATGAAAGTGAAGCTCATCGATCATCCGATGTCGATTGTTTTAACAAATATAGGTTTCAATTTACCTATCACGATTATGATTTTACTAGGTTTTTATAATGCTTTGCCACGTGAACTTGAAGAATCGGCTGTGATGGATGGTTGCTCTGTGCATCGTATGTTTTTCCAAGTAATTTTGCCAATGACTTCCCCGGTTATTGTAACAACGACAATTATTAACATGATTTATAACTGGAATGAGTTTGTATTTGTTAACACATTCATTAGTTCAGACGAGTATAAAACATTAACAGTAGGAATACAAAATTTCATCGGACAGTATACAACCGATTGGGGAGCAATTGGAGCTACTTTAATGATTAGTGTGTTACCAATTTTAATTATTTTCTTCTTTTTAAGCAATAAAATTATGGAAGGAATTACAGCTGGGGCAATTAAAGGATAA
- a CDS encoding carbohydrate ABC transporter permease — translation MDKVMSDKRVIALYVLPALLMIVILVYVPIIMTGYYSLMQWDGIGERTFIALDNYKQLLKDGMFWESVYHSFLLAVFSVLSLGGYLVVSLILAGRIKGANMLRKIYLIPMLLSSVAIAQLWLRIYHPSNGMLNQFLSSLGVDDPPNWLADPSIVLYSVFIPIIWQYAGFYILIYYAALKNIPSSIIEAAIIDGANPWQLAYKIKLPLIAGVIKVTIVLAVVGSLKYFDLIYVMTGGGPNGASEVIASYMYQKAFRSFNFGYGSAIAFSLLILCIVATWLIRKLTHTEEEVQY, via the coding sequence ATGGACAAAGTAATGTCTGATAAACGTGTCATCGCATTATACGTTCTACCTGCTTTATTAATGATCGTTATATTAGTTTATGTCCCGATTATTATGACGGGATATTATAGCTTAATGCAATGGGATGGAATAGGTGAAAGAACATTTATTGCATTGGACAACTATAAACAGTTATTAAAAGATGGCATGTTTTGGGAAAGTGTATATCATTCATTTTTATTAGCTGTTTTTTCTGTTTTGAGCCTTGGTGGTTATTTAGTTGTCTCTCTTATTCTTGCGGGAAGGATAAAAGGCGCAAATATGCTTCGGAAAATTTATTTAATTCCTATGTTGCTTTCCTCTGTGGCTATTGCTCAGTTATGGTTAAGAATTTATCATCCTTCCAACGGAATGTTGAACCAATTTCTTTCATCTTTAGGGGTAGATGATCCTCCAAATTGGCTTGCTGACCCTTCAATTGTACTATATTCTGTTTTTATACCTATAATTTGGCAATACGCAGGGTTTTATATATTGATCTACTACGCAGCTTTAAAAAATATCCCATCTTCCATTATTGAAGCAGCTATTATTGATGGGGCTAATCCTTGGCAGTTAGCATATAAAATTAAATTGCCGCTCATTGCTGGTGTAATCAAAGTGACAATCGTATTGGCTGTTGTCGGTTCTTTGAAATATTTTGATTTGATTTATGTAATGACTGGCGGTGGACCAAACGGAGCAAGTGAAGTTATTGCTTCTTACATGTATCAAAAAGCATTTCGTAGTTTCAATTTTGGATACGGGAGTGCAATTGCTTTTTCTCTGTTGATTCTTTGTATTGTTGCTACGTGGTTAATTAGAAAGTTAACGCACACAGAAGAAGAAGTTCAATATTAA